A genomic region of Nitrospira lenta contains the following coding sequences:
- a CDS encoding chemotaxis protein CheA: protein MNLDSAAQTFLAESRELLDVMEEQLLQLEANPDGGADIDAIFRAAHTIKGSAGLFGFDDVVRFTHRVENLLDRIRGKQLSLDADCVALLLTCCDFIRALIEAISTGEPLTPDAKQTGDGLVSRLDIQLGVTPAAALAPVHTAPAAPAPATSVGDRSEQNPADSAWHISLRFGSEVLRNGMDPLSFLRFLGTLGDVLHLTVITDALPSVDKMDPESCYLGFEIRLRSQADKAQIENVFEFVRDDCQIRILSPRSKHAEYVQLIQALPEDSMRLGEILIKSGALTKAELEQALAQQSVGGPSQTTEAAPPPGNPQLGDLLIQQGVVAPGLVHAALEKQQQVKEHKSQETRFIRVEADKLDQLINLVGELVIAGAGTQLLAKRAGLGDVLESTSTVCRLLEEVRNNALGLRMVQIGATFQRFQRVVRDVSLELGKDIELTITGGETELDKSVVERIGDPLMHLVRNSMDHGIEPRELRLERGKPAKAHITLNAYHDSGSVVIEVTDDGGGLNRERILKKARERGLIGETQVPTEAEIYNLIFAAGFSTAQQISNLSGRGVGMDVVKRNIEALRGTVELLSKETVGTTVQIRLPLTLAIIDGFLVGVGQSRYVIPLDMVLECVEMPEAEKQLAGREGHISLRGQVLPFIRLRSLFVLGGEAGLRENIVVVQYGGQKIGLVVDSLQGEFQTVIKPLGQLFAQLKGFGGFTILGSGDVALILDVPALIYAVTHSGYSPGGAGVSEAARQEMYEQAA from the coding sequence ATGAATCTTGATTCAGCCGCACAGACATTTCTGGCAGAAAGCCGCGAGCTTCTCGATGTCATGGAAGAACAGCTGCTCCAGCTCGAAGCAAATCCTGACGGGGGGGCGGACATCGATGCCATTTTCCGAGCCGCCCATACCATCAAGGGCTCGGCCGGGCTCTTCGGTTTCGACGACGTGGTCCGGTTCACGCATCGAGTGGAAAATCTTCTTGACCGAATCCGCGGGAAACAATTGAGCTTGGATGCGGATTGCGTTGCGCTCTTGCTGACCTGCTGCGATTTTATTCGCGCCCTGATCGAAGCCATCTCAACCGGTGAACCGCTGACTCCCGACGCAAAGCAGACAGGGGATGGATTGGTCTCGCGATTGGATATCCAGCTTGGGGTCACGCCTGCGGCGGCGCTCGCTCCGGTGCATACCGCACCGGCGGCTCCGGCACCCGCGACCTCGGTGGGAGATCGTTCTGAACAGAATCCGGCCGACTCTGCCTGGCATATCTCGCTGCGATTCGGCTCAGAGGTGCTCAGGAACGGCATGGATCCGCTGTCGTTTCTCCGGTTCTTGGGCACGCTGGGCGATGTGCTGCATCTTACGGTGATCACGGACGCCCTTCCGTCCGTCGACAAAATGGATCCCGAGAGTTGTTACCTCGGATTTGAAATCAGGCTGCGCAGTCAGGCGGACAAGGCGCAGATCGAGAACGTCTTCGAGTTTGTGCGCGATGATTGCCAGATTCGCATCCTTTCTCCGCGCAGCAAGCATGCCGAGTACGTGCAGTTGATTCAGGCACTGCCGGAAGACTCCATGCGCCTGGGGGAAATCCTCATCAAGAGCGGAGCCCTGACCAAGGCGGAATTGGAGCAGGCGCTGGCTCAGCAAAGCGTCGGCGGTCCTTCACAGACGACGGAGGCGGCCCCTCCTCCCGGCAACCCTCAGTTGGGAGATCTTCTCATCCAGCAGGGCGTGGTCGCGCCGGGACTGGTGCACGCCGCACTAGAGAAGCAGCAGCAAGTCAAAGAGCATAAGTCACAGGAAACCCGGTTCATTCGTGTCGAGGCGGACAAGCTGGATCAGCTCATCAACCTGGTCGGAGAGCTGGTGATTGCGGGAGCGGGCACGCAGTTGCTCGCGAAGCGGGCCGGGTTGGGCGATGTGCTCGAATCGACCTCGACCGTCTGCCGTTTATTGGAAGAAGTCCGCAACAACGCACTCGGCTTACGGATGGTGCAGATCGGCGCGACCTTCCAACGGTTTCAACGGGTGGTGCGTGATGTGAGCCTCGAGCTTGGGAAAGACATCGAGTTAACGATCACCGGCGGCGAGACGGAGCTGGATAAGTCGGTCGTGGAGCGCATCGGAGATCCGCTGATGCATCTGGTCCGGAACTCCATGGATCACGGGATCGAACCGCGCGAGTTGCGGCTGGAGCGAGGCAAGCCCGCGAAGGCCCATATCACGCTCAATGCCTATCACGATTCGGGCAGCGTCGTCATCGAAGTCACGGACGACGGCGGCGGCTTGAACCGTGAGCGCATTCTGAAGAAAGCACGAGAGCGCGGATTGATCGGAGAGACCCAGGTGCCGACGGAGGCTGAGATCTACAACCTGATTTTCGCGGCGGGGTTCTCGACGGCGCAGCAGATATCCAACCTCTCCGGAAGAGGCGTGGGGATGGACGTCGTCAAACGGAATATCGAAGCGCTCCGAGGGACGGTGGAGTTGCTCAGCAAGGAAACGGTGGGGACCACCGTGCAAATTCGCCTACCCCTGACCTTGGCGATCATCGACGGGTTCCTCGTCGGGGTCGGGCAGAGCCGCTACGTGATTCCGTTGGATATGGTGTTGGAATGCGTGGAAATGCCCGAGGCCGAGAAACAACTTGCCGGGCGCGAAGGCCATATCAGCCTGCGCGGGCAGGTGCTTCCCTTTATCCGTCTCCGCAGTCTGTTTGTCTTGGGCGGGGAAGCGGGGCTGCGCGAGAATATTGTGGTGGTGCAGTACGGCGGGCAGAAGATCGGGTTGGTGGTGGATTCACTGCAGGGAGAGTTTCAAACCGTCATCAAGCCGCTCGGTCAGCTGTTTGCGCAACTCAAAGGGTTCGGCGGGTTTACGATTCTCGGGAGCGGCGACGTCGCACTGATTCTCGATGTGCCGGCGTTGATCTATGCGGTGACTCATAGCGGATACAGCCCTGGCGGGGCGGGCGTTTCCGAGGCGGCGAGGCAAGAGATGTATGAACAGGCGGCATGA
- a CDS encoding methyl-accepting chemotaxis protein, with product MGKQMKLGVRLGLGFATVLVLLVIACGIGIYNLSNFKDVTSVMVNQVVPKVALANEVIKNTLDNGRTVRNIALATTQVEIDELFKRMEAVRAKNGEALEKLDKLLTLPRGRELFKAITEKRTALGTKYAALGQLIKSSDRQALTLFIKQEFGPANNAFWESLEVMAKFQSELMDKEAKTMADTYESARNVLVAVMVIALVMGAGVGLWITRSILTDIGGEPAYARDSVRRIAEGDLTLDIQVGDRDKSSLLFALKGMVVSLTQVIGQVRQSADALASASEEVSATAQSLSQGSSEQASSVEESSASIEQMTASINQNSEHAKVTNNMATQASKEANDGGQAVQETVTAMKQIAGKIGIIDDIAYQTNLLALNAAIEAARAGAHGKGFAVVAAEVRKLAERSQVAAQEIGNLAGDSVSMAERAGKLLQEMVPAIQKTSDLVQEIASASSEQASGVSQINTAMTQLSQTTQQNASASEELAATSEEMSGQAQQLQQAIAFFKVSSQTPGASSARPANDKPRQAFKPGNRKESSPGVPSQAETVAQPDPAQFVRF from the coding sequence ATGGGAAAGCAGATGAAGTTAGGCGTGCGATTAGGGTTGGGGTTTGCCACGGTCTTGGTGCTGCTGGTGATCGCCTGCGGCATCGGCATCTACAATCTGAGTAATTTCAAGGATGTGACCAGCGTAATGGTCAATCAAGTAGTGCCGAAGGTGGCCTTGGCCAATGAGGTCATCAAGAACACCCTCGACAACGGCCGGACCGTCCGCAATATCGCGCTCGCCACCACGCAGGTGGAAATAGACGAGCTGTTTAAGCGGATGGAGGCCGTGCGGGCCAAAAACGGAGAAGCCCTCGAAAAGCTCGATAAGCTGCTGACGTTGCCGCGCGGGCGAGAACTGTTCAAGGCCATTACGGAGAAGCGGACGGCCTTGGGGACGAAGTATGCCGCGCTCGGACAATTGATCAAATCCTCGGATCGGCAGGCGCTGACGTTGTTCATCAAGCAAGAGTTCGGGCCGGCCAACAACGCATTCTGGGAATCGCTCGAAGTCATGGCGAAATTCCAGTCGGAACTGATGGACAAAGAAGCGAAGACGATGGCGGATACCTATGAGAGCGCCCGCAACGTCCTCGTGGCGGTCATGGTGATCGCGCTCGTCATGGGCGCTGGGGTCGGCCTCTGGATCACACGGTCGATTCTCACCGACATTGGCGGTGAGCCGGCGTACGCGCGGGACAGTGTCCGCCGGATTGCCGAGGGCGATTTAACGCTCGACATTCAGGTGGGTGACCGGGACAAGAGCAGCCTCTTATTTGCGCTGAAGGGCATGGTCGTGAGTTTGACGCAGGTGATTGGGCAGGTCCGGCAATCGGCCGACGCCCTGGCCAGCGCGTCGGAAGAAGTGAGCGCCACGGCGCAGTCTTTGAGCCAGGGGTCCAGCGAGCAGGCGTCGAGTGTGGAGGAGTCTTCGGCGTCGATCGAACAGATGACGGCTTCGATCAACCAGAACAGCGAGCATGCCAAGGTCACCAACAACATGGCGACCCAGGCATCGAAGGAAGCGAATGACGGCGGGCAGGCCGTGCAAGAAACCGTGACGGCCATGAAGCAGATCGCGGGGAAGATCGGCATCATCGACGACATTGCCTATCAAACCAATCTGCTCGCGCTGAATGCGGCGATCGAGGCCGCGCGGGCCGGCGCGCACGGCAAGGGATTTGCGGTCGTGGCGGCGGAGGTACGCAAGCTGGCTGAGCGGAGTCAAGTCGCGGCCCAGGAAATCGGCAATCTGGCCGGCGACAGCGTGAGCATGGCGGAACGGGCCGGCAAACTACTCCAGGAAATGGTTCCCGCGATCCAGAAGACATCCGACCTGGTCCAGGAAATCGCCTCGGCCTCCAGCGAACAGGCGTCCGGTGTGTCGCAGATCAATACGGCGATGACGCAGCTGAGCCAGACGACTCAGCAGAACGCGTCAGCGTCGGAAGAGCTTGCGGCCACTTCGGAAGAAATGAGCGGCCAGGCGCAGCAACTCCAGCAGGCCATCGCGTTCTTCAAGGTCAGCAGTCAAACCCCCGGCGCGAGTTCCGCGCGGCCAGCCAACGACAAACCGCGACAGGCGTTCAAGCCGGGGAACCGGAAGGAGTCGTCGCCGGGTGTTCCCTCCCAGGCGGAGACCGTTGCGCAGCCCGATCCGGCACAGTTTGTCCGATTCTAG
- a CDS encoding chemotaxis protein CheW, translating into MGTALSSQEPAGVDEAGEEQHQYLTFLLGKELFAIGILGVKEIIEYGTLTAVPMMPPCVRGVINLRGRVVPVVDLAVRFGRPLTEPGRRTCIVIVEVATEGDHRDIGIIVDAVNQVIEILPEEIEPAPSFGANLRGEFIQGMGKVDGRFVIILEITRVLSIDEMAQLRSGQDALTSASGPAASALQVAG; encoded by the coding sequence ATGGGAACCGCATTGTCATCGCAGGAACCGGCCGGCGTGGACGAGGCCGGAGAAGAACAGCATCAATACCTGACCTTTCTCTTGGGAAAGGAACTCTTTGCCATCGGGATCTTGGGGGTGAAGGAGATCATCGAATACGGCACCCTCACGGCGGTGCCGATGATGCCGCCGTGCGTGCGAGGCGTGATCAACCTCCGCGGGCGCGTGGTTCCGGTGGTCGATCTGGCGGTACGGTTTGGGCGGCCGCTGACAGAGCCGGGGCGGCGCACCTGTATCGTGATCGTCGAAGTGGCCACCGAGGGGGATCATCGAGACATCGGCATTATTGTCGATGCCGTTAATCAGGTGATCGAGATCCTTCCGGAAGAAATCGAGCCGGCGCCCAGCTTTGGGGCGAACCTTCGCGGCGAGTTCATCCAGGGCATGGGGAAGGTGGATGGCCGTTTTGTGATCATTCTCGAAATCACGCGGGTGCTCTCGATCGACGAAATGGCGCAGCTCCGGAGCGGACAGGATGCGCTGACTTCGGCCAGCGGGCCAGCGGCTTCGGCATTGCAAGTGGCCGGGTAG
- a CDS encoding protein-glutamate O-methyltransferase CheR codes for MSASNASTGEIAISDQEFADFQKFVHHSAGITLSAAKKALVSGRLLKRLRHYQLASYREYFQLIMNGQEPAELQTALDLLTTNETYFFREPKHFEYLRTTILPARKPGEAFRIWSAACSSGEEPYTLAMVLADSLGTTPWNILASDISSRVLAAAQTGQYNMERAEKIPQAYLKAYCLKGVEEQAGTFLIDPKLRSRIRFLSVNLNASLPETGTFDVIFLRNVMIYFNAETKRQVVDRLLSVLKPGGYFIISHSESLHGITDHLKMVRSSIYRKA; via the coding sequence GTGTCTGCCTCGAATGCCTCTACCGGCGAGATTGCGATTTCCGATCAGGAATTCGCCGACTTTCAGAAATTTGTCCATCACAGCGCGGGAATCACCCTTTCCGCTGCCAAGAAAGCGCTGGTGTCCGGGCGGTTGCTCAAGCGGTTGCGCCACTATCAGCTGGCGTCCTACCGCGAATACTTTCAGTTGATCATGAACGGGCAGGAACCCGCCGAACTGCAAACGGCACTCGATCTTCTCACGACCAACGAGACCTATTTTTTCAGAGAGCCGAAGCATTTCGAGTATCTTCGCACGACGATCCTGCCTGCCCGAAAGCCGGGAGAAGCCTTCCGGATTTGGAGCGCGGCCTGTTCGAGCGGAGAAGAGCCCTACACCCTGGCGATGGTATTGGCGGATAGTCTGGGGACGACGCCCTGGAACATCCTGGCGTCGGACATCAGCTCGCGAGTCTTGGCCGCCGCACAAACCGGCCAGTACAACATGGAGCGCGCCGAAAAAATCCCGCAGGCCTATCTCAAGGCCTATTGCTTGAAAGGGGTCGAGGAGCAGGCGGGAACCTTTCTGATCGATCCGAAGCTCAGAAGCCGTATTCGGTTTCTGTCGGTCAACTTGAATGCGTCGTTGCCGGAGACCGGGACCTTCGATGTGATTTTCCTTCGCAACGTCATGATCTATTTCAATGCGGAGACGAAGCGGCAAGTCGTGGATCGGTTGCTTTCCGTGCTGAAGCCCGGAGGGTATTTCATCATCAGCCATTCGGAAAGCCTGCATGGTATTACCGATCACCTGAAGATGGTCCGGTCATCGATCTATCGTAAGGCCTAG
- a CDS encoding chemotaxis protein CheD: MALPANVTEVFLQPGEFHFGHAKTRIKTILGSCVAITMWHPILHIGGMCHFLLPSRDTRASERLDGRYGSDALQLFLQEMARKGTTLKEYQVKVFGGGDMFPSLDKRGKALEIGMRNVELARKALEDLGVPVAAEHVGDVGHRQVIFDVWSGDVWVRHQRIPANGGPNVVGVA, encoded by the coding sequence ATGGCACTGCCTGCGAACGTCACGGAGGTGTTTTTGCAGCCGGGAGAGTTTCATTTCGGCCATGCGAAGACGCGGATCAAGACCATCCTGGGTTCGTGCGTGGCGATTACGATGTGGCATCCGATCCTGCACATCGGCGGCATGTGCCACTTTCTCCTGCCGTCGCGGGACACCCGCGCCTCGGAGCGATTGGATGGGCGCTACGGAAGCGATGCGCTGCAATTGTTTTTGCAGGAGATGGCCAGGAAGGGGACGACGTTGAAGGAGTATCAGGTCAAGGTCTTCGGCGGCGGGGACATGTTTCCCTCGCTCGATAAGCGGGGAAAGGCGTTGGAGATCGGCATGCGCAACGTCGAGCTGGCCCGGAAGGCGCTGGAAGATTTGGGCGTGCCCGTGGCGGCGGAGCATGTCGGCGATGTCGGACATCGCCAGGTGATTTTCGATGTCTGGAGCGGAGACGTGTGGGTGAGGCATCAACGGATTCCCGCCAATGGCGGGCCAAATGTGGTGGGGGTCGCATAG
- a CDS encoding protein-glutamate methylesterase/protein-glutamine glutaminase, protein MKTINVLVVDDSATVRQVMTDLLKKDPEIRVIGAASDPLFAMEHMKKQWPDVVTLDVEMPRMDGISFLRHLMATHPTPVVICSSLTEKGAETTMQALAAGAVSIVTKPQLGVKKFLEDSSSQLIEAVKAAAQANMKCMKGGTPPAVPVAQKLTADAVLSASTHAMAQTTDRLVAIGTSTGGTQALEVVLTGIPRVCPGIVIVQHMPEKFTAAFAERLNSICQIEVLEAKTGDRVIPGRALIAPGGRHMLLKRSGAQYHVEVVEGPLVNRHRPSVDVLFRSVAKFAGRNALGIIMTGMGDDGAAGLLEMRQAGARTVGQNEATCVVYGMPKEAMKRGATEREIPLTSISHEILAYG, encoded by the coding sequence ATGAAAACGATCAATGTGCTTGTCGTGGACGATTCAGCCACCGTGCGGCAGGTGATGACCGACCTGCTCAAGAAAGATCCGGAGATCCGCGTGATCGGCGCGGCCTCCGATCCGCTCTTTGCCATGGAGCATATGAAGAAGCAGTGGCCGGACGTCGTGACTCTGGATGTCGAAATGCCTCGCATGGACGGGATTTCGTTTCTGAGACATCTCATGGCGACCCATCCGACGCCGGTCGTCATCTGTTCGTCATTGACGGAAAAGGGAGCGGAAACGACCATGCAGGCGCTGGCCGCCGGCGCGGTCAGCATTGTCACGAAACCGCAGCTTGGGGTGAAGAAGTTTCTGGAAGATTCGTCGTCTCAATTGATCGAGGCGGTCAAGGCCGCGGCTCAGGCCAACATGAAATGTATGAAGGGAGGGACGCCTCCCGCTGTTCCCGTGGCGCAGAAGCTGACCGCCGATGCGGTCTTATCCGCCAGCACCCATGCGATGGCTCAGACGACCGATCGGCTGGTGGCGATCGGCACCTCCACCGGCGGCACGCAAGCGCTTGAAGTGGTGCTGACCGGAATCCCGCGCGTGTGTCCGGGCATTGTCATTGTCCAGCACATGCCCGAGAAGTTCACCGCTGCGTTTGCCGAGCGGTTGAACAGTATCTGTCAGATCGAGGTCCTGGAAGCGAAGACCGGCGACCGCGTCATTCCAGGCCGCGCGCTGATCGCGCCGGGCGGCCGGCACATGCTGCTCAAGCGAAGCGGTGCGCAATACCATGTGGAAGTGGTTGAGGGCCCGCTGGTGAACCGCCATCGCCCGTCGGTCGATGTGCTGTTTAGATCGGTTGCGAAATTTGCCGGGCGAAACGCACTGGGGATCATCATGACCGGCATGGGAGACGACGGGGCTGCGGGGCTGCTTGAGATGCGGCAGGCAGGCGCCCGCACGGTGGGGCAGAATGAGGCCACGTGCGTCGTCTATGGGATGCCCAAAGAAGCCATGAAGCGCGGAGCGACCGAACGGGAAATTCCTTTGACGTCCATCTCGCACGAGATTCTGGCCTATGGATAA
- the dinB gene encoding DNA polymerase IV, with product MPRIIVHFDMDAFYAAIEERDTPAFRGLPLVVGADPAQGRGRGVVSTANYKARAYGIHSATPISTAWRFSEEARRRGQPPVTFVSVDMRKYAGVSSAVMAIARRAVPVLEQASIDEAYGDVSGAGSFEAASELCRSIKAAILSEERLTASVGIGPNKLIAKIASGMHKPDGFTVVTEAEAEAFLAPLSVRAIPGIGPKTEALLAAQHIRLVEELKQLSPAEMDARFGKRGREWYAKIRAQDDSPVEEHWEPKSISEQETFDEDTLDSQILVERLSQLGDGVFARLVEEGFDACRTVAITVRFADFTTVTRAHTFPDPVRDGPAVRRELLKLLLPFLDRRENPRRQRIRLLGVRVEKLQ from the coding sequence GTGCCGAGGATCATCGTACATTTCGATATGGATGCGTTTTATGCTGCGATTGAGGAGCGGGATACGCCTGCGTTTCGTGGGCTTCCTCTTGTGGTAGGGGCCGATCCGGCGCAGGGGCGGGGGCGTGGAGTTGTCTCGACCGCGAATTACAAGGCGCGCGCGTACGGGATTCATTCGGCCACGCCGATTTCCACAGCCTGGCGTTTTTCGGAAGAAGCTCGTCGAAGGGGGCAGCCTCCGGTCACATTTGTCTCCGTCGATATGCGCAAGTACGCCGGCGTATCTTCCGCAGTGATGGCCATTGCCCGCCGTGCCGTTCCTGTGCTTGAGCAGGCGAGCATCGATGAGGCCTACGGGGATGTCTCCGGCGCCGGATCCTTCGAGGCCGCGTCTGAGTTGTGCCGTTCGATCAAGGCGGCAATTCTCTCGGAGGAACGATTGACGGCGTCGGTCGGGATTGGACCCAATAAATTGATCGCCAAGATTGCCTCCGGTATGCACAAGCCGGACGGGTTTACGGTCGTCACAGAGGCTGAGGCGGAAGCGTTTCTTGCGCCGTTGTCGGTACGGGCGATTCCGGGAATCGGGCCAAAGACGGAAGCGCTGCTGGCCGCGCAGCATATTCGTCTGGTTGAAGAGCTGAAACAGCTGAGCCCGGCTGAGATGGACGCGCGCTTCGGCAAGCGGGGGCGTGAATGGTATGCCAAGATTCGCGCACAGGACGACTCGCCGGTGGAGGAGCATTGGGAGCCGAAGTCAATCAGCGAGCAAGAGACCTTTGATGAGGATACGTTGGATTCACAGATTTTGGTGGAGCGGTTGTCGCAGTTAGGCGATGGGGTGTTTGCGCGACTGGTGGAGGAGGGATTCGACGCCTGCAGGACGGTTGCGATTACCGTGCGGTTCGCGGACTTCACCACAGTCACCAGGGCCCACACCTTTCCTGACCCGGTGCGGGATGGGCCGGCGGTGCGCCGCGAGTTGCTTAAGCTGCTGCTCCCGTTCCTCGATCGGCGGGAGAACCCGCGTCGTCAACGGATCCGGCTCTTAGGCGTGCGGGTGGAAAAACTGCAGTGA
- a CDS encoding ABC transporter ATP-binding protein has product MSPFRRFLPFVRPYFPRMILAGLLVMGVAAINLALLRLAGTLWDVITVQHDRDRMTELIGIFIGLVLLQGLCSMGHSYLTAWISQRVVADFRTHLFAHLQSLAVSFFSRRRTGELLSRLMNDVTVVQSIVTETPIDTAKQVVTFIGGIGFLLAMNWRLCLLILLLLPLLVLVAKFFGRKLKLLSTSIQDQTAALSTLLEEVISGIRIVKSFVQTKREEDRFLTAVQYGLSLSLRRASIMALFIPVISLLTFSAAAAVLWYGGTQVIEGTVTPGDLFAFVLFAGILIGPFSSAARVFAQIKEAQGATQRVFEILDAQPDIQDAPNAHVLSTVRGHVRAEQVSFSYDPRTPVLSHLSFEAQPGELVAFVGPTGAGKTTIINLLHRFYDPVDGRITVDGHDLKQVTVDSWYRQVALVPQETILFGGTILDNIRYGNPEASEAEVQEASKAAHAHEFVSAFPDQYLTVVGEKGINLSGGQRQRIAIARAILKNPRVLLLDEATSALDTESERLVQEALERLMDGRTTFVVAHRLSTIQRADRILVLDKGHVVEAGTHVQLLERKGLYHYLYTIRFSEQAP; this is encoded by the coding sequence ATGTCACCCTTTAGACGCTTTCTTCCATTTGTACGGCCCTACTTCCCACGAATGATCCTCGCGGGACTTCTCGTGATGGGGGTCGCCGCCATCAATCTGGCCCTACTGCGCCTGGCCGGCACGCTCTGGGACGTCATTACCGTCCAACACGATCGTGACCGCATGACGGAATTGATCGGGATATTCATCGGCCTGGTTCTCCTGCAAGGCCTCTGCTCGATGGGGCACAGCTACCTCACCGCCTGGATCTCCCAACGGGTTGTCGCCGATTTCCGCACCCATCTCTTTGCGCATTTACAAAGCCTCGCGGTCAGTTTTTTCTCCAGAAGGCGAACGGGAGAATTACTGTCCCGGCTGATGAACGATGTCACCGTCGTTCAGTCCATTGTCACGGAGACCCCCATCGACACGGCTAAGCAAGTGGTGACGTTCATAGGCGGCATCGGCTTCTTGTTGGCCATGAACTGGCGGCTCTGCCTCCTGATCCTGCTGCTCCTCCCATTGCTGGTGCTCGTCGCCAAGTTTTTTGGACGTAAGCTGAAACTCCTTTCGACCTCAATCCAGGATCAAACCGCAGCGCTCAGCACCCTACTGGAAGAAGTCATTTCCGGCATACGCATTGTGAAGTCGTTCGTGCAAACAAAACGGGAAGAAGACCGTTTCTTAACCGCGGTCCAATATGGCCTATCACTCTCACTGAGACGGGCCAGCATCATGGCCCTCTTCATCCCTGTCATCAGCCTGCTGACATTTTCAGCCGCCGCCGCCGTGCTGTGGTACGGCGGCACCCAAGTGATCGAAGGCACCGTCACACCGGGCGATCTCTTCGCTTTCGTCCTCTTCGCAGGAATTCTGATCGGGCCATTCAGTTCGGCCGCCCGCGTCTTCGCCCAAATCAAAGAGGCTCAGGGCGCCACCCAGCGCGTATTTGAAATACTCGACGCACAACCGGACATCCAAGATGCCCCGAATGCGCACGTCCTCTCCACCGTCAGGGGCCACGTGCGGGCGGAACAGGTCAGCTTCAGTTACGACCCGCGCACCCCGGTGCTGTCGCACCTGTCGTTCGAAGCACAACCGGGCGAACTCGTTGCCTTTGTCGGACCGACGGGAGCCGGTAAAACCACCATCATCAATCTACTCCATCGCTTCTACGATCCCGTCGACGGCCGCATCACCGTGGATGGGCACGATCTGAAACAGGTCACGGTGGATAGCTGGTATCGGCAAGTCGCGCTCGTTCCGCAAGAAACCATCCTCTTTGGCGGAACCATCCTCGACAATATTCGCTATGGGAACCCCGAGGCGAGCGAGGCGGAGGTGCAGGAAGCGAGCAAGGCAGCGCACGCGCACGAATTTGTCTCAGCCTTTCCTGACCAATACCTGACTGTGGTGGGAGAGAAGGGGATCAACCTGTCCGGCGGCCAGCGGCAGCGTATCGCCATTGCCCGGGCAATTCTCAAAAACCCTCGCGTCCTGCTGCTCGACGAAGCCACATCGGCGCTCGACACCGAGTCGGAACGGCTGGTTCAGGAAGCACTGGAGCGACTGATGGACGGACGGACGACCTTTGTCGTCGCCCACCGACTCTCCACGATTCAGCGTGCAGACCGCATCCTCGTCCTGGACAAGGGCCACGTCGTCGAAGCAGGCACCCACGTGCAACTCCTGGAGCGCAAAGGTCTCTATCACTACCTCTACACCATCAGGTTTAGCGAACAAGCACCCTAG